A stretch of Babylonia areolata isolate BAREFJ2019XMU chromosome 23, ASM4173473v1, whole genome shotgun sequence DNA encodes these proteins:
- the LOC143297866 gene encoding CUE domain-containing protein 2-A-like → MELNEKESVVRQELKYFLVQHSLPETGSADDEIVLNYILGVLECLPPGDDLDDTEDVEPFAETVEAYLPGFSAISAHDVGEWMLNTAMKLSQPQQSDASRTLEQPVEHPVQDGEKSCSSRSSGEALDRIVQIDTKGSSSIENELQSPKSSLHREAGACGEKRTVHVVQSADSDSISALRELCPAASTAELQHCLYMCGGNVEEAACLLLYRQESGTAITKKLETKARKKNSKTGCDLHNDESLKDSILAKYSFVDTSEDKTEHKPELFQKEQKKMIRYREGQVVSTKGERFSEIKKQESEELKKTYVNLKPQRKYRFH, encoded by the exons ATGGAACTGAATGAGAAAGAGTCTGTGGTGAGACAAGAGCTGAAGTACTTCCTTGTTCAGCATTCTCTACCAGAGACtggcag TGCTGATGATGAGATCGTTCTCAACTATATACTGGGAGTTCTGGAGTGCTTGCCTCCTGGTGATGATCTTGACGACACAGAAGATGTGGAACCTTTTGCTGAAACAGTGGAGGCCTACCTTCCTGGCTTTTCTGCAATTAGTGC GCATGATGTTGGTGAATGGATGCTGAATACCGCCATGAAATTGTCACAGCCACAGCAGTCAG ATGCCAGCAGAACATTAGAGCAGCCAGTTGAGCATCCAGTTCAAGATGGTGAAAAAAGCTGTTCATCTAGATCATCAGGGGAAGCCTTGGACAGGATTGTTCAGATTGACACAAAAGGATCAAGCAGCATTGAGAACGAACTCCAGTCCCCGAAGTCTTCACTACACAGAGAGGCAGGAGCGTGTGGAGAGAAGCGGACAGTGCATGTGGTACAAAGTGCAGACTCTGACAGTATCAGTGCACTAAGAGAGCTGTGTCCAGCAGCCAGCACTGCAGAGCTGCAGCATTGCCTGTACATGTGTGGGGGGAATGTGGAGGAGGCAGCCTGTTTGCTGCTGTACCGCCAGGAGTCCGGCACTGCCATCACCAAGAAGTTGGAGACCAAGGCACGCAAG AAAAATTCCAAAACAGGGTGTGATCTGCACAATGATGAATCATTAAAAGATTCTATTCTGGCAAA GTACTCATTTGTTGATACATCAGAGGATAAAACAGAGCACAAACCTGAGTTATTCCAAAAG GAGCAAAAAAAGATGATCCGCTATCGGGAGGGACAAGTGGTGAGCACGAAGGGGGAACGATTCTCTGAAATCAAAAAGCAAGAGAGTgaagaactgaagaaaacataTGTGAACCTAAAACCACAGCGAAAATACAGGttccactga